A single region of the Caldisericia bacterium genome encodes:
- a CDS encoding glycosyltransferase translates to MKKILFVSFFSPPMGSGGSQRILKILNNLKGFEKYLLTANYPSIRYKDEFLKVSEDVKIFRVYYKDPRLLFPKALLKLIKRKKREEGIRNVIEEFKVLKGGLLSKLKLSLFIPDEKITWVKDATREGKRIIKENEIDAVITTGPPHSVHLIGLKLKTMGVKWVMDLRDLWSDNPFVLYPEKVREKNRRMEENCIREADLILTVTKSFKERLLKTYNFLSEERVKVVYGGYDENDFNVPHKKLKGFTISYAGSFYSIQTPVYFLKAVREIIDEDEEIKRDIKVYILGPFEENTKRIVSFLGLKNYVVVTGFIPHKEAISYMLGSSVLFLYLARKGFETVPQKTFEYMRAGRRILALIPDGECKEILETCGFKDNVDPENVSEIKKKIKELFGLWKRGEEFKPDIDCVKRYSMDNLVDVFINSLKEGGVI, encoded by the coding sequence TTGAAAAAGATTCTGTTTGTATCATTTTTCTCACCTCCCATGGGAAGTGGTGGGAGTCAGAGGATACTGAAGATATTAAACAATTTGAAGGGATTTGAGAAGTATCTTCTAACTGCCAACTACCCTTCTATAAGGTATAAGGATGAGTTTTTAAAGGTATCCGAAGATGTTAAAATTTTCAGGGTCTATTATAAAGACCCAAGGCTTCTTTTTCCAAAAGCCCTTCTTAAATTAATCAAAAGAAAAAAGAGGGAAGAGGGAATAAGAAATGTTATTGAAGAGTTTAAAGTTTTAAAGGGTGGACTTCTTTCAAAACTCAAACTCTCTCTTTTTATCCCTGACGAAAAGATTACATGGGTAAAAGATGCTACAAGAGAGGGAAAAAGAATAATAAAAGAGAATGAAATAGACGCAGTAATAACCACAGGTCCACCCCACTCTGTGCATCTTATAGGATTGAAACTTAAAACAATGGGAGTTAAATGGGTTATGGATTTGAGGGATCTATGGTCAGATAATCCCTTTGTACTCTATCCAGAAAAGGTTAGGGAGAAGAATAGAAGAATGGAGGAGAATTGCATAAGAGAGGCAGACTTAATACTTACAGTTACCAAATCATTTAAAGAGAGGCTTCTTAAGACCTATAATTTTCTTTCAGAGGAGAGGGTGAAGGTAGTTTATGGTGGGTATGATGAAAATGACTTTAATGTTCCCCATAAAAAACTTAAAGGTTTTACCATATCTTATGCAGGGAGTTTCTACTCCATTCAGACTCCTGTTTATTTTTTAAAAGCTGTAAGAGAAATTATAGATGAAGATGAGGAGATAAAGAGAGATATAAAAGTTTATATTCTTGGTCCCTTTGAAGAAAATACTAAAAGAATAGTTTCCTTCCTTGGACTCAAGAATTATGTAGTTGTTACAGGATTTATACCTCACAAAGAGGCTATCTCTTACATGCTTGGCTCATCTGTTCTCTTCCTCTATCTTGCAAGGAAAGGTTTTGAAACTGTACCTCAGAAGACATTTGAGTATATGAGAGCTGGTAGAAGAATACTTGCCCTTATTCCAGATGGAGAGTGTAAAGAGATTCTTGAAACCTGTGGTTTTAAGGATAACGTGGATCCTGAGAATGTTAGTGAAATAAAGAAAAAGATTAAAGAGTTGTTTGGATTATGGAAGAGAGGGGAAGAATTTAAACCAGATATTGATTGTGTGAAAAGGTATTCCATGGATAATTTAGTGGATGTGTTTATAAATTCTCTTAAAGAGGGAGGAGTTATATGA
- a CDS encoding O-antigen ligase family protein: MKKEGTFIFSLLSGISFFISPILSLIFSLPLIFYYFPEKLLFYLIPLYPVIDFFVRRSFTSISSIWDEGFLILLFLILLVRIKRKRIVFTEIINPVLLFLFFLSVSLLKSNIPLNAGIDGIRSYLEMFLFFIVVVNFISNKEDIRKIIDISLVSVTLVSIYAIYQFIVKVPIPPSWVDKDLETGISTRAFSIFTSPNALAGYLILILPLVFILFLNEKGIRKYIYLFVTLISLSGLLFTLTRGAWLSIFLAFFFFALTYKDKRIFLLLVIIIVLSYFIPQVRTRFMNLLSPVYIEKARTYGRIYRWSLAIDIFKRNPIFGVGPGGFGGAVASRIGFFEGVYVDNYYLKTLVETGIFGFISFLYVIFTMIKRGIATVVNRNDGFLKSVALGITFGIVAFLINNITENLWEVVPLSVTMWTLAGILFSIRRIND, translated from the coding sequence ATGAAGAAGGAAGGAACTTTCATCTTCTCTCTTCTCTCTGGAATAAGTTTTTTTATTTCTCCAATCCTTTCCTTAATTTTCTCACTCCCCCTTATCTTTTATTACTTCCCAGAGAAACTCCTTTTCTATCTTATCCCACTTTATCCCGTAATAGACTTCTTTGTAAGGAGAAGTTTTACATCCATTTCATCCATATGGGATGAGGGATTCTTAATCCTTCTCTTTCTCATACTTCTTGTAAGGATAAAGAGAAAGAGAATAGTTTTTACAGAGATTATAAATCCCGTCCTTCTCTTTCTTTTTTTCCTGAGTGTTTCTCTTTTAAAATCCAACATCCCTTTAAATGCTGGAATTGATGGGATAAGAAGCTATCTTGAGATGTTTCTTTTCTTTATAGTGGTTGTAAATTTTATCTCCAATAAAGAGGATATAAGAAAGATTATCGATATCTCTTTAGTTTCTGTCACTCTTGTATCCATCTATGCAATATACCAGTTCATTGTGAAGGTTCCCATTCCTCCCTCATGGGTAGATAAGGATTTAGAAACAGGAATATCTACGAGAGCATTCTCCATCTTTACAAGTCCAAACGCCCTTGCAGGTTATTTAATCCTCATTTTGCCACTTGTATTTATCCTCTTTTTAAATGAGAAGGGTATCAGGAAATATATCTATCTCTTTGTTACCCTCATCTCTCTTTCTGGCCTATTATTTACCCTTACGAGAGGTGCATGGTTATCCATATTCTTAGCCTTCTTTTTCTTTGCCCTGACATACAAGGATAAAAGGATTTTCCTTTTGCTTGTAATTATCATTGTTTTATCCTACTTTATTCCACAGGTAAGGACAAGATTTATGAATCTTTTATCTCCTGTCTATATAGAGAAGGCAAGGACTTATGGAAGGATATATAGATGGAGTCTTGCCATAGATATTTTTAAAAGAAATCCAATTTTTGGCGTTGGGCCAGGTGGTTTTGGTGGAGCGGTGGCAAGTAGAATTGGATTTTTTGAGGGTGTATATGTGGATAACTATTATCTTAAAACCCTTGTTGAGACAGGAATCTTTGGTTTTATCTCCTTTCTGTACGTGATTTTTACTATGATCAAGAGGGGGATTGCAACAGTTGTAAACAGGAATGATGGATTTTTAAAATCTGTAGCCCTCGGTATAACATTCGGTATTGTTGCATTCCTTATCAACAATATTACAGAGAATCTATGGGAGGTTGTGCCTCTATCTGTTACTATGTGGACATTGGCTGGAATCCTCTTTTCCATAAGGAGGATAAATGATTAA
- a CDS encoding glycosyltransferase family 4 protein: MIKVGVFISGGEKGGSRYQVMSLARGLKGKVETIFFTFFKGPLFYEIEESGFKNHFFESKLPFSSKVFKDVLKRVSEENLSLIHTYGVRGNFYGRRIARKLNIPVITSITSFIREDYSSKIKGFIFEKIDNTTIGIPKVVIVPSRALMRDVLRRNPALDVRVVPLGVEIPDGFFSKEEFFGKNDFVIGSIMRMERVKNPLFLIDVFKAVHLKEKRAKLMIVGDGSMRTLVEKRIEEYGLKDSVVITGFRKDAKRFYGVFDVFVSTSIREGFSVSVLEAMASSLPVVVSDSGGVREMVEDGVNGFIIEDFDVEKFKERILLFKDKRLKEEFGRRNKMKVKERFTVERMCEDTLKIYKEVIG, from the coding sequence ATGATTAAAGTGGGCGTTTTTATAAGTGGAGGGGAGAAAGGGGGATCAAGATATCAGGTTATGAGTCTTGCAAGAGGCTTAAAAGGAAAGGTGGAGACCATTTTTTTTACCTTTTTTAAAGGTCCCCTGTTTTATGAAATTGAGGAAAGTGGATTCAAAAATCATTTCTTTGAATCAAAACTTCCCTTCTCTTCCAAGGTATTTAAAGATGTGCTTAAAAGGGTTTCAGAGGAGAATTTATCCCTAATTCATACATATGGAGTGAGGGGAAATTTCTATGGTAGAAGGATAGCAAGGAAACTGAATATTCCTGTCATCACAAGTATCACAAGTTTTATAAGGGAGGACTATTCTTCAAAGATAAAGGGATTTATCTTTGAAAAGATTGATAATACCACAATAGGTATTCCGAAGGTGGTTATAGTTCCATCAAGGGCTTTGATGAGGGATGTGTTAAGAAGAAATCCAGCACTTGATGTTAGAGTTGTACCTTTGGGTGTTGAGATACCAGATGGTTTTTTTTCAAAAGAGGAGTTTTTTGGTAAGAACGACTTTGTCATTGGAAGCATAATGCGAATGGAAAGGGTTAAAAATCCACTATTTTTAATTGATGTATTTAAGGCAGTTCACCTTAAAGAGAAGAGAGCGAAACTTATGATTGTGGGAGATGGAAGTATGCGTACTCTTGTTGAGAAAAGAATAGAAGAGTATGGATTAAAAGATTCTGTTGTTATTACTGGGTTTAGAAAAGACGCAAAGAGATTTTATGGTGTTTTTGATGTTTTTGTATCCACCTCCATAAGAGAAGGTTTCTCTGTTTCAGTTCTTGAAGCCATGGCGTCATCTCTTCCTGTTGTAGTTAGTGATTCAGGTGGCGTAAGGGAGATGGTGGAGGATGGGGTGAATGGATTTATTATAGAGGATTTTGATGTGGAAAAATTTAAAGAGAGAATCCTTTTGTTTAAAGATAAGAGGTTAAAAGAAGAGTTTGGAAGAAGGAATAAGATGAAGGTAAAGGAGAGGTTTACAGTGGAGAGGATGTGTGAAGATACTTTAAAGATATACAAAGAGGTGATTGGTTGA